TGGTGATTTCTTTTTAGATGAACAAGCACTTGTGGTTGACACATATATTTCTTCCAGTTCCAAAGAGTGAATAAATGCCTCTGATTTTATTCCTGGTATGGAAAAATTTAAAATATGGAATGCGGCATGTTTAGTAGGAGTATGGATTTGGATGCCCTCAATTTTATCAAATCCAGCTTTTAAAATGTTATGGATTTTCTCCATTTTTCTAATCCCAATCTCACTTTGTTCAAAATTAATCCTTAACGCTTTCGCCATTGCAACTGCTCCAGCAACATTTTCTGTACCGCTGCGAATTCTCGATTCCTGCTCACCACCAGACAATAACGGGGCTAGCATGATTCCTTCTCTTATAAAAAGTGCCCCCGTACCCTTTAATCCGTGGAATTTATGTGCAGAAAACGAACATAGATCGACTCCAAATTCATGTAAATTCAAGTGTAGCTTTCCCATTCCTTGGACTGCATCAACATGAAATAACACATGGGGATATTTCTTAAGGAGGTTTCCAATCTCTTTGATCGGCTGGATTGTTCCAACTTCATTATTCACATGCATAATAGATACCAATATCGTATCATTTCGGATAGCCTTTTCAACATCCTCTAGTTGGACTCTTCCTTCGTTATCAACAGGTAGGTAAGTAACTTCAAATCCATTATCCTCAAGCTGTTCCATCGCTTTACTAACAGAAGGATGCTCTATACTTGAAGTAATTAAGTGACGTCCTTTTTGTTTATACATCA
The Neobacillus sp. PS3-40 genome window above contains:
- a CDS encoding cysteine desulfurase family protein, which codes for MIYFDNSATTKPYQEVLDSFLKVSSTYFGNPSSLNGLGGQAEKLLTQARGQIADLLHVKATEVFFTSGGTESNNLAVKGTALMYKQKGRHLITSSIEHPSVSKAMEQLEDNGFEVTYLPVDNEGRVQLEDVEKAIRNDTILVSIMHVNNEVGTIQPIKEIGNLLKKYPHVLFHVDAVQGMGKLHLNLHEFGVDLCSFSAHKFHGLKGTGALFIREGIMLAPLLSGGEQESRIRSGTENVAGAVAMAKALRINFEQSEIGIRKMEKIHNILKAGFDKIEGIQIHTPTKHAAFHILNFSIPGIKSEAFIHSLELEEIYVSTTSACSSKKKSPSKTLLAMGVSRPSADSAIRISLSYENTEEEATTVVDAVNRVSEQLRKVMNLK